From the genome of Leptolyngbya sp. FACHB-261, one region includes:
- a CDS encoding response regulator transcription factor, with the protein MSTALVVDDSLTDMEVVSRCLQQGGFNVIKASSGEEALAKISAHKPDIIVLDVVLPGRSGFELCRDFKAEAGTSSIPIVMCSTKDGEMDKFWGKKQGADAYLAKPIDQEELVRTVKQLVKN; encoded by the coding sequence ATGAGTACTGCTTTAGTCGTAGATGATTCTCTAACCGACATGGAGGTTGTCAGTCGCTGCCTACAACAGGGAGGCTTTAATGTGATTAAAGCAAGCAGCGGGGAGGAGGCACTGGCAAAAATCAGTGCCCATAAGCCAGACATTATCGTCCTAGACGTTGTCCTACCAGGGCGTAGTGGCTTTGAGCTGTGCCGCGATTTTAAAGCGGAAGCTGGCACCAGTAGCATTCCGATAGTAATGTGCTCAACCAAGGACGGCGAGATGGATAAATTCTGGGGCAAGAAGCAAGGCGCAGATGCCTATTTAGCTAAGCCGATCGACCAGGAGGAGTTGGTTCGCACTGTCAAGCAATTAGTTAAGAACTAA
- a CDS encoding response regulator: MTTAERNATDTFVQKLVDLKQKRFSGQLSLRDPLGHEWTLYLCLGRISYATGGTHPVRRWQRNLTAHCPEMDPRQPKLLSEFSEASSTAPEVYWEYQVLCTWLGQQRIARAQVVAMIRAIVAEVLLDITRAAQVTCEVKRDNALPTQIVLIDIEQALLEAEQAWQAWRAAKVADRSPNRAPVIKQPEQLQQQTSPTVYRVLKTLLDGQHTLRDISVQMKRDVVEVIRSLLPYIQAGLVELTNIPDLPAPISPPTSSPLPTPSPSGPLIACVDDSPVICQAMEGILTTAGYRFVAIQDSLRAIATLLARKPDLIFLDLVMPNTNGYEICGSLRKLSSFNNVPIVILTGNDGIVDRVRAKVVGSSDFLGKPPEVEAVLEVTRRHLAKSQYKKTFGSGH, encoded by the coding sequence ATGACTACTGCAGAACGCAACGCTACTGATACTTTTGTCCAAAAGCTTGTTGATTTAAAGCAGAAGCGCTTTAGTGGGCAGCTGTCACTGAGAGATCCACTGGGACATGAGTGGACTCTTTACCTATGTCTAGGCAGAATCTCGTACGCAACTGGAGGCACTCATCCAGTAAGAAGATGGCAACGCAATTTAACTGCCCATTGTCCTGAGATGGATCCACGTCAACCCAAGCTACTCTCTGAGTTCTCGGAAGCTTCCTCTACAGCTCCTGAGGTTTATTGGGAGTACCAAGTGCTATGCACATGGTTAGGACAGCAGCGAATTGCCCGTGCACAAGTAGTGGCCATGATTCGGGCCATCGTTGCCGAGGTGCTACTAGATATTACTCGAGCTGCACAAGTCACCTGTGAAGTCAAGCGGGACAATGCATTACCGACACAAATAGTGTTGATCGATATTGAACAGGCTCTCCTGGAAGCGGAACAGGCGTGGCAAGCGTGGCGGGCAGCGAAGGTTGCCGATCGCTCCCCCAATCGGGCACCAGTGATTAAGCAACCCGAGCAATTGCAGCAACAAACCTCCCCCACCGTTTATCGCGTTCTCAAGACACTTCTAGACGGACAACATACTCTACGAGATATTTCTGTTCAGATGAAGCGGGACGTGGTCGAAGTTATACGTTCGCTCCTTCCTTATATTCAGGCAGGTTTAGTTGAGCTAACCAACATCCCGGACTTGCCAGCTCCAATTTCACCGCCTACCTCTTCACCATTGCCTACTCCTAGCCCTTCTGGGCCATTAATTGCTTGTGTAGATGATAGCCCTGTGATTTGTCAGGCCATGGAGGGAATCTTAACTACAGCAGGTTATCGCTTCGTCGCAATTCAGGACTCTCTACGGGCAATTGCCACATTGCTAGCTCGTAAACCCGATTTAATCTTTTTGGATCTCGTGATGCCCAACACGAACGGCTATGAAATTTGTGGTAGCTTACGCAAACTCTCCAGCTTTAACAACGTGCCTATCGTAATCCTAACTGGCAATGATGGCATTGTTGATCGAGTCCGGGCTAAAGTCGTCGGCTCATCTGACTTTCTAGGCAAACCCCCAGAAGTTGAAGCAGTATTGGAGGTAACGCGTCGACACTTAGCCAAGAGCCAGTACAAGAAGACTTTTGGTAGTGGACACTGA